CATACGACTCATTTCCCCACGGATATATTCTTCCTTCAGTCCCTCTTGCCGCGAATTCCCATTGTGCTTCTGTAAGCAGACCGAACTTCCTGCCAGTTGTTTCCATTAGAAATTTGCAGTATTCGGTTGCATCGTTCCAGGGAACATTAACTACAGGATGCAGCGCCAATTCTGTGTTAGCCACAAGTTGAGGTATCTCTCTATTCATTGCTTGAAGAAAACCAAGGTATTCACCGTTCGTCACAGGATATTTGCCTATGGCAAAATCTCTTAATGTGACCTTTCTTATAGGCTGGGCATCGTTAAACCTTGTGCTGCCCATTGAGAACTTCCCGCCGGCAACCCTTACCATTTTGGGAAGGTTTATATGTATCCCTCCTGTTATCGGCGTTAATATCATCTTTCTTGCTTCTAAACTTGATACTCTCCTTCCGCCAATTACCGTTCCTATTGCCATTCCTTTTCTCCTTATTTGCTAAAATTTGTCTCATATAGTTATCGGACATATTTGCAGTAAATTTCACTCGATTAAAAATATGCTAAAATGGTAAAAATGGATAAAAAAGCCGCCCTCAAGAAACTCCTTAAGCAGAATGCCGTGAAGACCGGTGAATTCACCCTTTCTTCCGGCGGAAAAAGCAATTTCTATGTCGACGGTAAGCAGATCACGCTGCATCCCGAAGGCCTGTCCCTTGTTGCAGAGATCATCCTGGACAAGATAAAGGACTGCAAAGCAATAGGTATCGGCGGGATGACGATCGGTGCTGACCCTATCGCGGCCGCAGTAGCTGTACTGAGCGCAAAGACAGGTGACTCGATACCAGCTTTTATCGTCAGGAAAGTGCAGAAAGAGCACGGGCTACAGAAAAAGATCGAGGGTATTATTAAACCCGGTTCAAATGTCATAATAGTGGATGATGTGATAACAAAAGGGACCGCGACGCTCGGTGCGATAGCGGCCGTCGAAGAGATCGGGTGCAAGGTGGTAAAGGTAATCTGTCTCGTCGACAGGCAGGAAGGCGGGGCCGAAGCTCTCCAGGAATACGATTTTGACCCGATATTCAGGAAAGAGGAACTGATCTGATGGCAAAAAAAAGGGTCGCAAAACTGCTGAGAAAGACAAAAGAGACATCGATAAGCGTCAATTTGAACATCGACGGCACGGGCAAAAGCAATATCTTCTACCCTATCCCCTTCATAGGCCATATGCTGACGCTCTTTTCAAAACACGGGCTTTTTAACCTTGACCTGAAGGCAAAGGGCGATGTGGAAGTGGACATGCACCACCTCATCGAGGACACTGGACTTACGCTCGGCGAAGCTTTCGCAAAGGCGCTGGGAAAGAAACTTAAGATCGAGCGCTATGGCCACGCGATAATCCCGATGGATGAATCCCTTGCAGAAGTTAAAGCGGCGATAGACCTTTCCGGAAGGCCGCATCTGACGTTCAAGGGGAATTTCGAAAAGGAGCTGATCACCGCAAGGGTAGTAAAAAGCTACGTGAAACTTTACCTTGATAGGGAGATGCTGCGGGAATTTTTTGAATCGTTCGTCTATAAAGCCGGGATGTCCTTACATATTGACATCATAAGAGGGAAAAACTCTCATCACAAGATAGAAGCTGTCTTTAAAGCGCTTGGTATTGCCATGTGCATGGCCTGCAAAGTAAATCCCAGAAAAAGGGGCGTACCTTCAACAAAGGGAAGACTGTGATCATTTTTTAAGCTGAACGCCCTGCGATCTTGAATCGATCTCTTTTATGAGTGCTTTCACACCTTCGTAAAGCCCTTCTCCGTATTTGCTTTTTTTGAAATACGGGACTACTATATCGTCAAGAAGCTTTTCGGAAAATTCTTCACTGATTAGAGGCTCGAGACCGAACCCTATTTCCGTCTCGATGCGCCGCTCGTAAAGCGCGACCAGTATAAGTATCGCCTCGTGCTTATTCTTACCGAGCTTCCATTTATTGAACAGGAAGAACGCGTAGTTCTCCGGGGAAAGAGGTTTTGTGTTGCCGAAAACCGCGATGACGATCTCTATGCCGGCCCTTTTTTCAAAATCTCCGCATAACTGTATAAGCTTCCCGATGTGGTCGCCGAGTATCGCTTCATAATCGTTCACAAGCCCTGACTGCTTGGGAGGCGCCGGGATCCTGCTGAAATCAAATTTATACCCGCACTCGCAGCCTTTTTTCCATTCGGGGATGCTCTTGTTGCACTTGGGGCATTTCATTTTAAAAAATTATACCATACTATCACATGACATGAGGAGTTATCATGAACACGACCTCTGTTTTCGTCTTTTCCATTACCCTTTTTGTAAAAAGCTCCTTCAGTAAAGGCACATCGCCGGCCAAAGGGATCTTCATTATGTTCTCCCTGTCAAGTTCGTCTATCAGGCCCCCGATGACTATCGTCTCTCCGTCTTTCACGCGCACGTAAGCATCCGCGTTCCTTGTCGCGATAACGGGGAATTCCCCCGCCGCGGTCGCCCGCCACTCGGATATCGCGCTGACCTCCGGATGGATCAGTACGGAGATCTGGCCGTCACTTCCGAGTTTGGGTGTTATTTTAAGCGAGACACCCGCGTCTATATACTGGACCGTCCATTGCGTCGCCGAAGAAGCGGAAGAGACAGGCACCGCGTAAGGGATCTTGCTGCCGATATTTACGTTCGCTTCCGTATTATCAAGGGTCGACACCTTCGGGTTCGCTATCAGCCTGGCCTGGCCTTTTGAAACCAGGGCGTTCAGGACCGAAGAGATCTTTTCGGCGTTGAATTTGCCGCTGTCCGGATCATAGGCAAAATTAAAACTGCCCGCGGGGCTCCCCCAGGAGACCCCGAGCGTCTTGAGCCCGCTTTCCGATATTTCCACGATCCTGCTTTCTATCATTATCTGGGGAGAGTACCTGTCTATCGATCTCAGGATGTTTTTGATCTCAAAAAGATCTTTCGGCTTTGCCTTTGTCACAAGCATACTGGACCTTTCTCCTTCGACGAATACGCAGTCCGGAAACAGCCTGCAAAGTATGTCCGAAGCTTTTTTGGCCGTTATGTATTTCAGATCAAAAGTCCCGCATACCGGCATCATCTCTTCCCCGTTCTCGACGGCATTTTGTTTCTGGATAAAGACCGCTTCGCCTTCGCGGGTCTGGACGACCGGTGTCGGATTTTTCGACAGTTCACTTTGCTGCAGGCTGTCTTCGCTTGAAGATTGAGAAGGTGAAATATCAGGCCCGCCAGAGCAGGACGATAGGAAAAACACCGCTATCAAAAGAAAAAATATGATTCTGCCCATACATTAGATCCTCCTTGGATATGTATGAGCAATTTGGATGCCAAGCCCTCACCCCCGCCTGCCATCGCTACGCTCAGGCGTTGGCGGGCAGGCCAACCCTCTCCCCGATCCGATCGGGGCGAGGGAGCGCAATTTTATGATGATTGAATAATTCACTAACAATTTTATTTTGACCCTCTCCCTTTGGGAGAAGCTTGTCCCGCCTCCCTGGCGGGAGGAAGGGTGAGGGCTGGGTTCTCTACTTCACCAATACTCCGTCCTTAACTACGATCTTTCCTCTGACTATGGTATAGAGTGCCCGGCCCTTGAGCTTCCATCCTGCGAAGGGAGTGTTCCTGCTTTTTGAGGCGAACTTGCCGGGATCGACCGTCCATTCGCCAAGATCAATTATGGTCAGGTCGGCATCCCCGCCGATCTTTAAGGAGCCTTTGTCGATGCCAAGTATCTTTGCGGGATTTACGGTCATTTTCGTGACAGCATCGATTAATGAAAGCACCTTTGTCTCAACAAGTTCGGTCATGACAAGCCCTAGCGCGGTCTCGAGACCGATGATGCCGAACGCCGCGGATGCGAACTCGACGTTCTTTTCTTCGACTGTGTGGGGAGCATGGTCGGTGGCAATGGCATCGATGGTCCCGTCCTTCAGGCCCTCTATCACAGCGGCGACATCGGATTCGCTGCGCAGCGGAGGATTCATCTTTGCGTTCGTGTTGTATCCTTCGACCGCTGCTTCGGTCAGCGTGAAGTAATGCGGGGCTGTTTCACAGGTTATATTTATCCCCTTTGCTTTCGCGCGCCTGATCTTCTCTACGGAACCCGCGGTCGAGACATGCGCTATATGCACGTGGCCGAACTCGCTTGCCAGCAGGATATCCCTTTCGACCATTATCTCTTCCGCGATAGGAGGTATGCCCTTCAGGCCCCAGATAGTGGAAAGATAGCTTTCGTTCATGTATCCGCCGTCAGATAGCTGATGGTCTTCCGAATGCGATATGACCGTCCTGCCGAACTGCCTCGCGTATTCGAGCGCGTGCCTCATCACATTTGAATCCGTCACGCATCTCCCGTCATCCGAGAAC
This genomic stretch from Candidatus Saganbacteria bacterium harbors:
- a CDS encoding SUMF1/EgtB/PvdO family nonheme iron enzyme, producing MAIGTVIGGRRVSSLEARKMILTPITGGIHINLPKMVRVAGGKFSMGSTRFNDAQPIRKVTLRDFAIGKYPVTNGEYLGFLQAMNREIPQLVANTELALHPVVNVPWNDATEYCKFLMETTGRKFGLLTEAQWEFAARGTEGRIYPWGNESY
- the pyrE gene encoding orotate phosphoribosyltransferase, with product MDKKAALKKLLKQNAVKTGEFTLSSGGKSNFYVDGKQITLHPEGLSLVAEIILDKIKDCKAIGIGGMTIGADPIAAAVAVLSAKTGDSIPAFIVRKVQKEHGLQKKIEGIIKPGSNVIIVDDVITKGTATLGAIAAVEEIGCKVVKVICLVDRQEGGAEALQEYDFDPIFRKEELI
- the hisB gene encoding imidazoleglycerol-phosphate dehydratase HisB, whose protein sequence is MAKKRVAKLLRKTKETSISVNLNIDGTGKSNIFYPIPFIGHMLTLFSKHGLFNLDLKAKGDVEVDMHHLIEDTGLTLGEAFAKALGKKLKIERYGHAIIPMDESLAEVKAAIDLSGRPHLTFKGNFEKELITARVVKSYVKLYLDREMLREFFESFVYKAGMSLHIDIIRGKNSHHKIEAVFKALGIAMCMACKVNPRKRGVPSTKGRL
- a CDS encoding TPM domain-containing protein; the encoded protein is MKCPKCNKSIPEWKKGCECGYKFDFSRIPAPPKQSGLVNDYEAILGDHIGKLIQLCGDFEKRAGIEIVIAVFGNTKPLSPENYAFFLFNKWKLGKNKHEAILILVALYERRIETEIGFGLEPLISEEFSEKLLDDIVVPYFKKSKYGEGLYEGVKALIKEIDSRSQGVQLKK
- a CDS encoding dihydroorotase codes for the protein MALLLIRNGRVINPSSGLDDERDILVENGKIREITKNIASIPSAETINAKGKIVLPGLIDMHVHLRDPGREDEETIFTGTRAAAKGGFTSVACMANTDPVADNSAVIEYMISKTMQSGAVNVFPVGAITKGLKGEEIAEMGQMIEAGAVAFSDDGRCVTDSNVMRHALEYARQFGRTVISHSEDHQLSDGGYMNESYLSTIWGLKGIPPIAEEIMVERDILLASEFGHVHIAHVSTAGSVEKIRRAKAKGINITCETAPHYFTLTEAAVEGYNTNAKMNPPLRSESDVAAVIEGLKDGTIDAIATDHAPHTVEEKNVEFASAAFGIIGLETALGLVMTELVETKVLSLIDAVTKMTVNPAKILGIDKGSLKIGGDADLTIIDLGEWTVDPGKFASKSRNTPFAGWKLKGRALYTIVRGKIVVKDGVLVK